In the genome of Nonomuraea sp. NBC_00507, the window ACACGATCACCGACCTGGCCAAGCTCACCGGCGAGCTGGACCAGGTCCGCACCAGGGGCTGGTCCTACGAGCGCGAGCAGGGCACGCCCGGCGTGGCCTGCGTGGCCGTGGCGGTCGACTACCGCATTCCGGCCACGGACGCGATCAGCTGCTCCATGCCTGCCGGTCTCCCGCCCGCCGACGTCGAGCGGATCACCGAAGCGTTGATCAAACACACCCGCAAGCTGGCTGCCACTCTGCGCAGGGAGGGCATCCGCTAGAAAGGACTGCTGATGCGGCTAGATGGTGTTCTCTTCTTTCCGGTGACCCCCTTCGGGGCCGATGGGGAGCTGGCCGAACCGGTGCTCGCCCGCCACGTCGCCGACGGGGTCGCGGCCGGGGCGGGAGGAGTGTTCACCGCGTGCGGCACCGGTGAGTTCAACGCCCTCGATCTCGGCGAATACAGCCGGGTGGTGGCCACGGCCGTCGCCGCCACCGAGGGGCGCGCCCCCGTCTTCGCCGGGGCCGGCGGCACGTTGCCCGCCGCCAAGGCGATCGCCCGCGCCGCTGCCGCCCAAGGCGCCGACGGGCTGCTGCTGATGCCTCCCTACCTGGTCACCGGCCCCGCCTCCGGCCTGGTCCGGTATGTGCGGGAGGTGGCCGAGACCGTCGAGCTGCCGATCATCGTCTATCAGCGGGGAACCGCACGCTTCACGCCCGAGGCCGTGGCGTCGCTGGCGCAGCTGCCCAACGTCGTGGGCTTCAAGGACGGGCTCGGCGACTTCGACCTGCTGCAGCGCATCATCCTGACCGTGCGGCAGTCCACCGACCAGGAGTTCACCTTCTTCAACGGCCTGCCGACCGCCGAGTTCACCGTGCCCGCGTACCGGGGGATCGGGGTGAGCCTGTATTCGAGCGCGGTGTTCGCGTTCGCGCCCGAGATCGCCCTCGCCTTCTACAAGGCCGTGACCGGCGGGGACGAGGTGCTGGTGCAGCGGTTGCTCACCGGGTTCTACCTGCCGCTGGTGGAGCTGCGGGACACCGTGCCCGGCTATGCGGTCTCGCTGGTGAAGGCAGGGGTGCGGCTGCGCGGGCTGGACGTCGGGGGTGTGCGGGCGCCGCTCATGGATCCGTCGCCTGAGCATGTGGCGGTGCTGGAGCGGCTCATCGCCACCGGACTGGAGATCGCCGGGGCCTGAGCAGGTCGCGACGCTCGAGCGGCTCGCCGCCACCGGACTGGAGATCGCCGGAGCTTGAGCAGGTCGCGGCGCTCGAGCGGCTCATCGCCACCCGGCTGGAGACCGCCGGAGCCTGGCGATGCGCCTGGAGGCGGCATCGACGCCGCCTCCAGGCCTACGCGCTTCACACCTGCAGACGCCCATCCACCCGTCGCGGAATGGAGAGCGGGTTGTCATCCTTCAGCTCGTCCGGCAACAACGCCCCCGGCCAGTCCTGGTATGCGGTCGGCGCCAGCCAGCGGTCGATGGCCGTGGCCCCGACGGAGGTGTGCGTCGTCGTGGCGGCAGGCCAGGGGCCTCCGTGCTGCATCGCCCAGCACACGGCCACACCGGTCGGCCACCCGTTCCAGATGAGCCGCCCGGCCCTCCTCCTGAGCACCTCCACGACCTCACCGGCCTCGTCGGTGTCGGTGCCGTGGACGGTGGCGGTCAGCGAGCCGTCCAACCGCTCGAGCACGGGCCGCAGATCGGAAATTTCCCGATATGTCACCACGATCGACGCAGGCCCGAAGCACTCCTCGCCGATGTGCGGCAGCTTCCCGGCGAAGGTGTCCAGATCCGTGGTGAACACCTTCGGCGTGACGGCCCAGGCGCCCTCGCCCGGCTTGCCCTCGGCCAACAGCTGCAGCTCGCCGAGCCGTTCGACCCCGCCCAGATACCCGTCCCTGATCCGCTCGGCCAGCATGGGCCCGCCGCTGGTCCCCTCGACGGCCTCCACCAGGGCCTTGCGCAGCTCGTCGCCCTCGGGCACGAACATGAGCCCGGGATTCGTGCAGAACTGCCCGACTCCCAGCGTCAGCGACCCGGCGAACCCGGCGGCCACTCCCTCCACCGGCGCCGACGGCAGCACGACCACGGGGTTGACGCTGCCCAGCTCGCCGAAGAACGGGATCGGCACTTCCCGCTCGTCGATCAGCTTCTGGATCGCCTTCCCGCCGGCCACGGACCCGGTGAACCCGGCCGCGACCACCGACGGGTGCTGCACCAGGTCGATGCCCGCCTGCATGCCCTGCACGAGGCCCAGCAGGTCCGGGTACGGGAGCGCGTCCCGCACGATCTTCGCGACCCGCTCGGAGGTGTTGGGATGACCGGGATGCGCCTTGACGACCACCGGGCAGCCCGCGGCCAGCGCGGAGGCGGTGTCGCCGCCGGCCACGGAGAACGCGAACGGGAAGTTGCTGGCCGAGAACACGGCGACGACGCCGGACAGCGGATGCTTCATCCGCCGCACGTCGGGCCGGGGCGGCGTGAGCGACGGGTCGGCGTGGTCGATGATGGCCTCGACGTACGCGCCGTCCCTGAGAACCTGGGCGAAGAGCCTGAACTGCCCGGCGGTGCGCGCGACCTCGCCGCGCAGACGTACCTCGCCGAGCGCGGTCTCCTCGTCGGCGAGCTGCCACAGCTCGTCCACGTGCGCGGCCAGGGCGTCGGCGACCGCCTCGAGCGCGATCGCGCGCTCGGCCGCCGGCGTCGACCGCCAGGCCTGGCCGGCCGCGGCCGCGGCAGAAACGACCATGTCGACCCCGGCGCTGTCGGTCTCTTGCAGGGCGGCGCCCACGGTCTCGCCGGTCCTGGGGTCGTGTCCGTAGATCATCGAATGGCCCTTCGGAGTCTTGACACTTCTTCAGCCCGATTCTTACAGTTTTGGCAACTTGTCCACAAATCTGGCTATTGTTCACATATATGGACGGCGGTCGTATGATCATCAGGGAGATCCGCGTCACACCCGTTGCCTTCCGGGATCCGCCCCTTCTGAACGCCGCCGGGGTCCACGAGCCGTGGGCCCTCCGTACCATTGTCGAGGTCGTCACGGACGAGGGCCTGACCGGCCTCGGTGAGACGTACGGCGATCTCGAGCACCTCGGCAGGGTGCGTGAGTGCGCGCAGGCCCTGATCGGGCTCGACGTGCACGCCGTGAACACGATGTACGCCCGGATCAACGCGCTCGTCGGTGAAGTGGTGACCGATCTGCACGGCCTGACCGGCGTCGCCACCAAGGAGAAGAGCGTCGACCGGGTCTTCGCCGCCTTCGAGGTGGCCTGCCTGGACATTCGCGGCAAGGCGGCCGGTGTGCCGGTCGTCGACCTGCTCGGCGGCCGGGTCAGGGACGCGGTGCCGTACAGCGCGTATCTCTTCTACAAGTGGGCCGGCCACCCGGGCGAGGAGCCGGACAAGTTCGGCGCGGCAC includes:
- a CDS encoding aldehyde dehydrogenase (NADP(+)); its protein translation is MIYGHDPRTGETVGAALQETDSAGVDMVVSAAAAAGQAWRSTPAAERAIALEAVADALAAHVDELWQLADEETALGEVRLRGEVARTAGQFRLFAQVLRDGAYVEAIIDHADPSLTPPRPDVRRMKHPLSGVVAVFSASNFPFAFSVAGGDTASALAAGCPVVVKAHPGHPNTSERVAKIVRDALPYPDLLGLVQGMQAGIDLVQHPSVVAAGFTGSVAGGKAIQKLIDEREVPIPFFGELGSVNPVVVLPSAPVEGVAAGFAGSLTLGVGQFCTNPGLMFVPEGDELRKALVEAVEGTSGGPMLAERIRDGYLGGVERLGELQLLAEGKPGEGAWAVTPKVFTTDLDTFAGKLPHIGEECFGPASIVVTYREISDLRPVLERLDGSLTATVHGTDTDEAGEVVEVLRRRAGRLIWNGWPTGVAVCWAMQHGGPWPAATTTHTSVGATAIDRWLAPTAYQDWPGALLPDELKDDNPLSIPRRVDGRLQV
- a CDS encoding 5-dehydro-4-deoxyglucarate dehydratase produces the protein MRLDGVLFFPVTPFGADGELAEPVLARHVADGVAAGAGGVFTACGTGEFNALDLGEYSRVVATAVAATEGRAPVFAGAGGTLPAAKAIARAAAAQGADGLLLMPPYLVTGPASGLVRYVREVAETVELPIIVYQRGTARFTPEAVASLAQLPNVVGFKDGLGDFDLLQRIILTVRQSTDQEFTFFNGLPTAEFTVPAYRGIGVSLYSSAVFAFAPEIALAFYKAVTGGDEVLVQRLLTGFYLPLVELRDTVPGYAVSLVKAGVRLRGLDVGGVRAPLMDPSPEHVAVLERLIATGLEIAGA